The DNA sequence CATTTGAAGACATCAGTTTCACTGAATATGATATCTCCACGTCGCCGAATGATTTTAACATTAAGACGCTATTTGATTTCATAGGCTCGGGTGTCGTTAAAATTCCTGGCTTTCAGAGAAATTATGTATGGGATATAAAGAGAGCCTCGAAGCTAATAGAGTCAATAATAATTGGAATACCAGTACCTCAGATTTTCTTATACGAAGAAGCAAAAAATAGATTTATTGTTATAGATGGTCAGCAGCGATACATGACTATTTATTACTTTATGAAGAAACGATTTCCACGAAAGGAAAAGCGGCTTGAATTAAGGGTTATTTTTGATAAAAATAAAGGCATACCGGATGCTATTATTAATAATAATGATTTTTTTACAGATTTTAATCTTAAGCTTCCAACTTCACAACCTAATAAAGTCAACAAGTTTAATAATCTTAATTATTTCACCTTAGACGATGAAGACAAGACATCTTTTGAACTTAGAACAATTAGAAACATTATTATAAAGCAAAATGCTCCAGACGATGAGCATTCTATTGTATTTGAAATATTTAATAGACTTAACTCTGGAGGAGTAAACCTAAAGCCACAAGAAATAAGAACCAGTCTTTTTCATTCAATATTCTATGATATGCTTTATAGTCTAAATCTGGAAGAAAAATGGCGAAATCTTACACCATCTGCGACTCCGGATTTAAACATGAAAGATGTTGAAATACTACTTAGAGGATTTGCAATGTTAATTGATGGTGAAAACTATAAACCATCGATGACCAAGTTTCTTAATAAATTTTCGCTGAAAGCTAAAAATTTTCAAGTTGAGAATATTAATTACTTAAAGAGTATTTTCTTGGCCTTTATAGACAAGGTTGCTCACTCGGATGGTCGCCTATTTCACAGTAAGACAGGTCGTTTTAATATATCTGTATATGAGTCAATATTCGTGGCAAGCTGCAACAAGGCCTTCTCAGCAAAGACTCTAAATGTAGCCAATATAGACTTTGATAAAGTTAGTTTGCTAAAAGAAGACGATGGGTTTATCAATGCAACTCAATCGGATACAGCCAGCGAAAAGAACGTAAAATATAGAATAGAACGCGCTAAAAGGATGTTAGCATAACATGACGCCAGTTGAATTATTGAATGAAGAATATAAGTCAATAGTAGGATTTCTGAACGAAAACGTTCAACCATCTCTTTCAAGTGATGTCGATAAGTCATTTAAAAAAGTCATTGTTCTATCCTCAGCAAGCTATTTCGAGCATTTAATACAAGAGATCCTAATTGACTTTGTCACTAAAGAAACTAAAAACAACATGAAAGCTATTAATTTTTTTAAAAAGAAAGCTATCGGCATGCAATACCATACATATTTCAATTGGGGTGAAAAAGATAACCCAGATAAACCAGGTAAAAATGCTAATTCATTTTTCGCCTTATTTGGTGATACTTTTAAGAAGGAAGTAGAGGATGAAATAAAAAAAGACCAACGCCTCGACAAGTCGATGAAAGCGTTCATTGAGATCGGACCCTCTGTGTCAATATAGCTGAGACACCCTCCCTGTGATAAATTACTGTAGGGCGGGGAGGGAAAAAAATGAAAGAAACCGGATCACCAAAGATGATGACATCCCCCAGGGAGGAGATGGCAGAGGCCCCGGAACGGAGACCAGGTGAGCGTAGCGAATCTGGTCGAAGTGGAGGGGCCTCTGCCAAGAAGCTGGCCGCTCCCAACCCTTGCCAGCCTGTGCTCGTTCCCAATCCTGAGGTGTTAGAAAAACCCATACGGCGTCGGTTCACGGCAGAATATAAGCTGCGCATTCTGCAAGAAGTTGACGCCTTAAGCGAGTCCGGCCAGCTAGGCGCCCTCTTGCGTCGGGAGGGGCACTATTCCTCCAACCTCACTACCTGGCGCCGTCAGAGAGATAACGGCACCATCGAGGCGCTTAGTCCAAAAAAACGGGGCCGCAAATCTCGCCGGCAAGACCCGTTGATCCAGGAAAACGAGCAATTGCGCCGCCAAAATGAGCGCTTGGCTCGCCGCCTGAAAAAAGCCGAGGCGATCATCGATTTCCAAAAAAAAATCTCGGAGATCCTGGGGATCCCCCTGAGCCAGCCCGAATCAGAAGAGAACGATTCATGACGGCCGCCCAGTCTGCTCCGGAATTGGGGGTTTCAACTGCCTGCCAGGCTTTGGGACTGAGTCGTGCCACGTTTTATCGCCATCTTACTCCTCAAAGGCCCCAGGCTCAGATATCTTCCCCATTGCCGCATCACCGAGCCTTAGACCAGGGTGAACGTCAGGCGGTGCTCGATCTTCTCCATCAGGAACGATTCGTGGATAAAGCACCTCGGGAGGTCTATGCCACTCTCCTCGATGAAGGGGAATACCTGTGTTCGCCCAGTACCATGTATCGCCTTCTGAACCAGGAAGGCGAAGTGAAGGAACGACGCAATCAGCTGCGCCACCCGCCTTACCAGAAGCCCGAACTATTAGCTACCGGCCCCAACCAGGTGTGGTCTTGGGACATCACCAAGCTTTTAGGGCCGGTGAAATGGACCTATTTTTACCTGTATGTCATCCTGGATATCTTTAGCCGTTATGCCGTCGGCTGGATGGTGGCGCACCGGGAAAGCGCTGCTCTGGCCGAACGGCTGATCCGTGAGACCTATGACAAACAGGGCATCGTGCCTGGACAACTTACGATCCATGCGGATCGGGGCTCCTCCATGAAGTCCAAGCCAGTGGCCTTATTACTGGCAGATTTAGGAGTTACCAAGACGCATAGCCGCCCGCATGTTTCCAACGACAACCCATTTTCAGAAAGCCAGTTTAAGACCCTGAAATACCGACCGGATTTTCCCAAACGATTCGGCTCGTTGGAAGATAGCCGGCTATTTTGTCAAACCTTTTTCGAGTGGTATAACACTGAACATCGTCATAGCAGCATCTCCTTGCTGACTCCGGAGACCGTGCATTACGGCCTCGCTGACGGTGTTCGGGCCGCCCGGCAGAAAGTACTCCAAGCAGCCTATGTCATGCATCCGGAACGCTTTGTCCGCAAACCTCCAGTCGCTCTCCCCCTACCCGAGGCCGTCTGGATAAATCCCCCCATCAAGAGCAAGGAGGGAAGCCTAACAGAGATACACTAATTATAGAACCCGGGTGTCTCAAAATCATTGACACATTCCGGTTCGTCAAGTACGAGGAGGTGTATTTAAAGGACTACAGCACAGTAAGGGAGGCAGTCACGGGCCTAAAAAACTACTTTAATCTTTACAACCACGAGAGGCCTCATCAAGCTCTCAATTACTCGACCCCGGCAGAGATTTATTCTGGGGCTAACTTAGGATAATTACATAATAATCGGCGATATCACAAAAGCACATTAAAAAGTTGGAAAAAGCTTAATTTTGAAATTTTTTGTCTTGACTTTAGGGGTAACCATACCCCTGAAATCCAATGCCTGCTTCGAGGTCATCGAAACGTTGAAAAATCCCGCTCCTGACAGGGTTCTAACTGACCAAATCATCCGTTTGAACTCCGAGCATGGTCTTCATAGCTATCAAGGCACCCTGCGCCGGGTGCACTACCGAGACCCTGAAACTGGCAAAGAATATGTCTTTTTAACCAATCGCTTTGACCTGTCTGCCCTCGCCATCGCAGATCTTTACCGGCAACGTTGGCAGATAGAGCTTTTTTTCAAGTGGGTCAAACAGAATCTGAAAATCAAAACCTTTTATGGCACTTTCCGAAATGCCGTCTTAATTCAAATCTGGACTGCTTTAATAGCCTATTTGCTGCTCATCTGGTTAAAAATCAAAAGCACCATAAATATCGGCATCTTAGAATTGTCTCGACTCATTCAAGCCACATTGATGGAACGACGTTCACTTTGGGAAACCATTTGTCCAAAAAAACGTCCACCTACCTCCATAAATAACCAGATGGACTTACTCAATTATTGTGCCGGACACTAATGATTTTTGGAGATATTTTTTCAAGTAGATACCAAATAAAAAAGCTATCACTTTTTTCTTGTAAAGCTGAAATTGCTGCAACTCCTCGTCCAATGCAAAGTTCTCGGTCAGCAAGATTCAAACGGCCAGTGGTATTTCCACGAACACACACAATAATATCACCGGGTTTACATAACCGAGTAGGTGAGGTTGTCCACTTAACAATAATTGGATATATTTTTCCATATTCGGCAGGACCATTTACTAAAGGGACACCATTTCCAATAGTGTTATAAGTAGAGCTATTTGGAGAACTACCCATTTTAATTTCAGTCAGACTCCCTAAGTTAGTAACTTTCCATTCTTTTGGCATTAATCCGATCTCCGTCTCCTGCAACTTCGCCTTTTTGACTTCGTGGAAGGACACGGGGCCGTAAGTGAACAGGTGCCGCATGAGGCTTTGCTTGAGCTGCCGGGCGGCGGCGATAACCTTTTCGGTGGCCTCCTTTGCCCGCTGCACGGTGCGCAGGACGTGGGCAATGGCTTGTTGTTCGGGGAGGGGGGGGAGCGGAATATCCAGGTTGGCAACATCAGTTCGTGGCACCCCTTTAATGGTAGCCCCACGCTTATTATCTTCAAACCATTTTGGATGGATTGCTGTTTTAAACTTAGAACAAGGAACCCTGGCTCAACGTCGGAAACTGGTATAAAACCTGTTAAGTCCTGGCTAATGGCTATATCAAAAGTTGCTACGACAGCTTTGCCAACGCCAACCCTTGTTCCGATTAAAATACCGCCTTTAGGCACCATGTTTGAAGAAGAATTGACAAGTCCTTCCTCGGTAATACATCGCTGATAGCGGTCAAGGTAAATGTCGTCTTTTTGAATAACTGCAGAAGTAGTCCATGGTTGATCCCCATCCCAGAACTCAGGTTTTTTAGTTGATGGGGTTCCGCCTCCAAACATTCTTGTGGCCAAATCTCCTAATTTGACCAGTTGCCATTCTTTTGGCAATTGAGAATAATTTTTAAGTTCCTCAACCACTACGCCACGCCACAAATCCGAGCTTGACCAACACCTCATCTAATTGCCGATCAGCCTCAGCCCGCTCCTTATCAGCCTCTTCCGGGGGGTCCGGCGTTTTCCAGCTATTCTTGATCAGCATCTTTGAACAGGGATAAGTAGGGGGTGTAAATAAACCGGCGATGCCGCTTCTGGCCGGTCGTTTCTTCCATGAGCCCCAATTTTACCAACTGATTCACCACCCGGTTGGCATTGCCGTAAGTTAATGCGGTAGTAGCCATGGCAGCTTGCACCGAAATGACGGGTTGGTAATACAAGGCCTCCAGCAAAGCCAGGGCCTTAGCGGCACTGCGTCCCAGAGAGTGGGTGACGAGATTTCGGTGGTCTTCCCGCAGATTGACGATTTTACGGGCAGTTTCCGTGGCCTCCTGGGCCACTTCGTAGACCCCTTGGAGAAAAAACTTCAGCCAGCCTTCTAAGTCCCCCTTATCACGGGTGGCTTGCAATCTCTCATAATAAGCGCCCCGATGTCGTTTAAAGTAATAGGACAAATAGAGCAGCGGGCGTTTTAAGACCCCCTCCTTACAGAGCAGGAAGGTGATCAGCAAACGTCCCATCCTGCCGTTGCCGTCGATGAAAGGATGGATGGTTTCGAACTGGGCGTGGATGAGTCCAACCTTGACAAGCATGGGCATCGGCGTGGAATCATAGAAAAAGTTTTCCAGGTTATGCAAAGCCTCTTGCATCTCCTGGACCGGGGGCGGCACAAAGCTGGCTGTAGTCAGGCCATTTAACCCTGGTATGCCAATCCAGTTTTGGCTGCGCCGAAATTCTCCCGGATTTCTTTCACCACCTCTTACACCTTCCAAAAGC is a window from the Desulfobacca acetoxidans DSM 11109 genome containing:
- a CDS encoding Fic family protein; translation: MPKQTQRTGQYILQSGGYRAFIPKGLPPQPPIRIDPDLWAILSKADRALGRLDGATETLPNPELFVAMYVRKEAVLSSQIEGTQASLLDVLEFEFQALEPDHPQDVAEVVNYIAAMNFGLERLQELPLSLRLIREIHAKLLEGVRGGERNPGEFRRSQNWIGIPGLNGLTTASFVPPPVQEMQEALHNLENFFYDSTPMPMLVKVGLIHAQFETIHPFIDGNGRMGRLLITFLLCKEGVLKRPLLYLSYYFKRHRGAYYERLQATRDKGDLEGWLKFFLQGVYEVAQEATETARKIVNLREDHRNLVTHSLGRSAAKALALLEALYYQPVISVQAAMATTALTYGNANRVVNQLVKLGLMEETTGQKRHRRFIYTPYLSLFKDADQE
- a CDS encoding IS3 family transposase (programmed frameshift), whose protein sequence is MAAPNPCQPVLVPNPEVLEKPIRRRFTAEYKLRILQEVDALSESGQLGALLRREGHYSSNLTTWRRQRDNGTIEALSPKKRGRKSRRQDPLIQENEQLRRQNERLARRLKKAEAIIDFQKKNLGDPGDPPEPARIRRERFMTAAQSAPELGVSTACQALGLSRATFYRHLTPQRPQAQISSPLPHHRALDQGERQAVLDLLHQERFVDKAPREVYATLLDEGEYLCSPSTMYRLLNQEGEVKERRNQLRHPPYQKPELLATGPNQVWSWDITKLLGPVKWTYFYLYVILDIFSRYAVGWMVAHRESAALAERLIRETYDKQGIVPGQLTIHADRGSSMKSKPVALLLADLGVTKTHSRPHVSNDNPFSESQFKTLKYRPDFPKRFGSLEDSRLFCQTFFEWYNTEHRHSSISLLTPETVHYGLADGVRAARQKVLQAAYVMHPERFVRKPPVALPLPEAVWINPPIKSKEGSLTEIH
- a CDS encoding restriction endonuclease subunit S, coding for MHPKWFEDNKRGATIKGVPRTDVANLDIPLPPLPEQQAIAHVLRTVQRAKEATEKVIAAARQLKQSLMRHLFTYGPVSFHEVKKAKLQETEIGLMPKEWKVTNLGSLTEIKMGSSPNSSTYNTIGNGVPLVNGPAEYGKIYPIIVKWTTSPTRLCKPGDIIVCVRGNTTGRLNLADRELCIGRGVAAISALQEKSDSFFIWYLLEKISPKIISVRHNN
- a CDS encoding GmrSD restriction endonuclease domain-containing protein, producing MENDVIKEDNIWVDPEEDGSDSFEDISFTEYDISTSPNDFNIKTLFDFIGSGVVKIPGFQRNYVWDIKRASKLIESIIIGIPVPQIFLYEEAKNRFIVIDGQQRYMTIYYFMKKRFPRKEKRLELRVIFDKNKGIPDAIINNNDFFTDFNLKLPTSQPNKVNKFNNLNYFTLDDEDKTSFELRTIRNIIIKQNAPDDEHSIVFEIFNRLNSGGVNLKPQEIRTSLFHSIFYDMLYSLNLEEKWRNLTPSATPDLNMKDVEILLRGFAMLIDGENYKPSMTKFLNKFSLKAKNFQVENINYLKSIFLAFIDKVAHSDGRLFHSKTGRFNISVYESIFVASCNKAFSAKTLNVANIDFDKVSLLKEDDGFINATQSDTASEKNVKYRIERAKRMLA
- a CDS encoding HEPN domain-containing protein is translated as MTPVELLNEEYKSIVGFLNENVQPSLSSDVDKSFKKVIVLSSASYFEHLIQEILIDFVTKETKNNMKAINFFKKKAIGMQYHTYFNWGEKDNPDKPGKNANSFFALFGDTFKKEVEDEIKKDQRLDKSMKAFIEIGPSVSI
- a CDS encoding IS4 family transposase, which codes for MKFFVLTLGVTIPLKSNACFEVIETLKNPAPDRVLTDQIIRLNSEHGLHSYQGTLRRVHYRDPETGKEYVFLTNRFDLSALAIADLYRQRWQIELFFKWVKQNLKIKTFYGTFRNAVLIQIWTALIAYLLLIWLKIKSTINIGILELSRLIQATLMERRSLWETICPKKRPPTSINNQMDLLNYCAGH